Proteins co-encoded in one Nicotiana sylvestris chromosome 7, ASM39365v2, whole genome shotgun sequence genomic window:
- the LOC138873562 gene encoding uncharacterized protein, with translation MRVWAIIARKLKKEIGEIRFAPISLQLANQTILIPEGIVEYVLVPVDNFVFSIDFIVVKMEENKEVPLILGRPFLATGRAILDIHERKLMLRVGEEIVTFNMDVETG, from the exons ATGCGTGTGTGGGCTATAATTGCAAG GAAACTGAAGAAGGAGATTGGAGAGATAAGGTTTGCGCCAATATCCTTGCAGCTGGCAAACCAAACAATTCTGATACCCGAAGGGATAGTGGAATATGTGTTAGTTCCGGTGGATAATTTCGTATTTTCTATAGACTTTATTGTGGTGAAGATGGAGGAAAACAAGGAAGTTCCCCTCATCCTGGGAAGACCATTCTTAGCAACAGGTAGAGCAATATTAGATATACACGAGAGGAAACTCATGCTTAGAGTGGGTGAGGAGATTGTGACGTTCAATATGGATGTAGAGACGGGGTGA